The Alkalihalobacillus sp. TS-13 genomic interval GTAATTGGTAAATATCATCCGCATGGTGATTCAGCCGTCTATGATGCGATGGTACGTATGGCACAAGATTTCAACTATCGCAATATGCTGATTGATGGACACGGAAACTTCGGTTCTGTTGATGGCGATGCAGCAGCTGCGATGCGTTATACAGAAGCGAGAATGTCCAAAATTTCGATGGAAATGGTCCGTGACATTCAAAAGGATACAATTGACTATAAGGAAAACTATGACGGTAGTGAACAAGAACCGGTTGTCCTTCCAGGACGTTTTCCGAACCTTCTCGTAAACGGTGCAGCAGGGATCGCTGTCGGTATGGCAACCAATATCCCTCCTCACCAGCTTGGTGAAGTCATTGATGGTGTTCTTGCTTTAAGTAAAAATCCAGATATGGATATTCCAGAATTGATGGAGTATATTCCTGGACCAGACTTCCCTACAGGTGGAGAAATTTTAGGTCGTGAAGGTATCCGTCGTGCTTATACGACTGGTCGTGGATCGATCATGACGCGTGCTAAAGCACATATTGAAGAAAAAGATAATGGCCGAAAATCGATCATCGTCAACGAAATACCTTACCAGGTCAACAAGGCGAAATTGATTGAAAAAATTGCTGAATTGGTTCGAGACAAACGTATTGAAGGGATTTCAGATCTTCGTGACGAGTCGGACCGTAACGGTATGCGGATCGTCATAGAAGTCCGGAAAGATGCAAATGCTAACGTTCTTTTAAATAATTTATATAAGCAAACAGCTCTTCAAACAAGCTTCGGGATAAACCTGTTAGCCCTTGTTGATGGACAACCGAAAGTCTTGAACCTGAAGGAATGTCTTCATTATTATTTGAAGCATCAGCAGGAAGTTATTCGTCGACGTACGATTTTCGAATTGAAAAAAGCTGAAGCACGTGCACATATCCTTGAAGGATTACGCATCGCGCTTGATCATATCGATGAAATCATCGCGCTCATCAGAGGTTCACGTACGACAGATATCGCACGTGAAGGATTAATGGAACAATTCTCGTTATCTTACGAGCAGGCACAAGCGATCCTCGATATGCGTCTGCAACGTCTTACTGGTTTAGAACGAGATAAAATCGAAGACGAATACAATGAACTTGTGAAGTTGATCGCTGAACTAAAAGCGATATTGGCGGATGAAGAAAAGGTTCTTGAAATCATCCGTACAGAGCTTACAGAGATTAGAGAAAAATTCAATGATGAACGAAGAACAGAAATCACAATCGGTGAAAATGCAATAGAAGATGAGGATCTCATCCCTCGCCAACAGATTGCGATCACCGTTACACATAATGGGTATATTAAACGTCTTCCTTTATCCACTTACCGTGCACAACGGCGTGGAGGGCGAGGAATTCAGGGGATGGGAACGAATGATGATGACTTCGTCGAACATCTACTATCGACGAATACACATAACACAATCTTATTCTTTACGAACCTCGGTAAGGTCTATCGACTAAAAGGATATGAAATTCCTGAACTCGGAAGGACTGCAAAAGGGATCCCAATCATCAATCTCCTGCAGATTGAAAAGGGTGAATCGATTTCAGCGATCATTCCAGTGGAAGAGTTTGTCGATGACTGGTATCTCTTCTTCGGGACAAAGGATGGCATATGCAAACGTTCACCACTCTCCGCATTTGCTAACATCCGTCGCGGCGGGCTTTTTGCCATCAATCTCCGTGAAGAAGATGAATTGATCGGTGTCAGACTGACAGACGGCAACAAAGACATCATCATCGGTACAAATAGCGGAATGGCTGTCCGATTCCATGAAACCGACGTACGTTCAATGGGAAGAACTGCAACTGGTGTTAAAGGAATTTCCTTACGTGAAGAGGATTATGTTATCGGGATGGAGCTTCTCGATACAGACGAAGAACGTGACATCATGATAGTTACCGAAAAAGGATTCGGTAAACGTACGCCAATGGAAGAATACCGTGTACAATCACGTGGCGGTGTCGGTCTACGAACATGTAACATCACCGACAGGAATGGTAAAGTGATTGCACTGAAAACCGTCAATGAAGAGCAAGAAATCATGCTCATCACGACCACGGGAATCGTCATTCGAATGTCAGTCGCTGATATTTCTCAATATGGACGTAATACACAAGGTGTCCGATTAATCAAAATAAACGAAGGTGTCGATGTCGCAACGATAGCTGTCGTCGATAAGGTTGATGAAGAGGAAGAGATCGAAGGAGAAGAATCTCCAGCTGACGAAGCAACAAATGAA includes:
- the gyrA gene encoding DNA gyrase subunit A — its product is MADIEQSRKKEINISDEIRTSFMDYAMSVIVSRALPDVRDGLKPVHRRILYAMNDLGMTADKAYKKSARIVGEVIGKYHPHGDSAVYDAMVRMAQDFNYRNMLIDGHGNFGSVDGDAAAAMRYTEARMSKISMEMVRDIQKDTIDYKENYDGSEQEPVVLPGRFPNLLVNGAAGIAVGMATNIPPHQLGEVIDGVLALSKNPDMDIPELMEYIPGPDFPTGGEILGREGIRRAYTTGRGSIMTRAKAHIEEKDNGRKSIIVNEIPYQVNKAKLIEKIAELVRDKRIEGISDLRDESDRNGMRIVIEVRKDANANVLLNNLYKQTALQTSFGINLLALVDGQPKVLNLKECLHYYLKHQQEVIRRRTIFELKKAEARAHILEGLRIALDHIDEIIALIRGSRTTDIAREGLMEQFSLSYEQAQAILDMRLQRLTGLERDKIEDEYNELVKLIAELKAILADEEKVLEIIRTELTEIREKFNDERRTEITIGENAIEDEDLIPRQQIAITVTHNGYIKRLPLSTYRAQRRGGRGIQGMGTNDDDFVEHLLSTNTHNTILFFTNLGKVYRLKGYEIPELGRTAKGIPIINLLQIEKGESISAIIPVEEFVDDWYLFFGTKDGICKRSPLSAFANIRRGGLFAINLREEDELIGVRLTDGNKDIIIGTNSGMAVRFHETDVRSMGRTATGVKGISLREEDYVIGMELLDTDEERDIMIVTEKGFGKRTPMEEYRVQSRGGVGLRTCNITDRNGKVIALKTVNEEQEIMLITTTGIVIRMSVADISQYGRNTQGVRLIKINEGVDVATIAVVDKVDEEEEIEGEESPADEATNEEETSEEPIQDDAESSDTTNDDHSSSDEGTEE